In the genome of Deinococcus ruber, the window CGGCCACCGACGATCCGACCCGGCTGGCAAAATAACTGGTGCCTTCGCCGCTGTACAGATGCAGCAGGCCGTGTTCGCTGCTGTTTCCGGCAATCGCCTTCTTGCTGAAATCGGCGGGAATGCTGAGCGCGAAGTACACCTCTCCCCGGCGCACCGCCTGCTGCGCCGCCGCCTCGCTGGGATAGGAAACGAACTTCACCGGAGGGTCTTCGCGCAGGGTCTTTACGAGGTCGGCACCTACGGTATAGCGCTGCCCCTGATACGTGGTTCCGGCGTCGGCATTGACCAGGGCCACCGGCAGCCGCGTCAGATTGCCGTAGGGGTCCCAGACGCTTGCCAGATAGATCGCCACATAGATGACCGGAATGAACAGGATGGCAATGGCCGCCGACCACATCAGCGGACTGCGCCAGATGCGGCGCTCGCTGGGTGTGAGGGCGCGGAGGTCGTTCAGCAGGCCAGCACGGGCAGGAAGTTCGGGCGTCTGAGTATCGGGCGTCGGTGGAGTGGGCGTCTGGGTCATAGGGGCCTCGGCAGGGAAAAGGATGTCACCGTAGAGACGGCGTTCTGATGCCAGTGTGAACTCTTACTGACACATTGTCAAGTAACGCCTATGTCAGGTGACAAAGTGTCAGAAGAGGAGTAGACTGCCCCAATGACAGCTGTTGAACACCGCAAACGCCTGGCGGCAGCCGACCGACGCCAGCAGATCCTCGATGCCTCGGCGGGGCTGTTCGTGGCACGCGGCTTCGAGGCAGTCAGCATGGCCGATATTGCACAGGTGTTGCAGGTATCACGGCCCACGGTGTACAGCTATTTCACGTCGCCCGAGGCTGTGCTCGACAGCCTGATGACCGAGCGCCTGCACCTGCTCTGGACCCGTCTGGAAGTGCAGATCGTGGCGCTGATGCCCGGCAGGAGCGGTACGCCGCCGCCGCCGCAGATGTACGCCGCACTGTTTCATTTCCTGCTGGGCGAGCGGCAGACGCTGGAACTGCTGCACTGCGGCGGCGGCCCGGCGTTTCAGGCCCGGCGGCTGGCCTTCCTAGGCGAACTGGCACGGCGGCTGGAAGTGCTGCGCCCCAGCATCCTGCGTTTTCCACACCTGCCCATGCTGCTGACACACCTGCTCGACAGCGTGGCGTTCAGTGCCGTGCGCCTGTCGCCGGAGCACGCCGAAGAGCTGGCACAGACCCTCGACGCCTTCATGCGAGGCGGCGTCGCTGGCCTGCCGGGGCACGAGTCGCCCGAAGAAATTCCCACCGAAATAGGGTAACCGCCATCAGCGCAAATTCGTTGACTGCCTTCCAGCGTGTGCTGGACAGTGACCGATTCATGTCCTGACTGTCGCCTGACGGTATACCTACTTTTTACCCGCCGCCCGCATCCTCGGCGTCATGGCCCGGCTTCTGACACCTTCATTGACACGGTTTCGCCCCGCTGCGCTGCTGCGGCTCCTGTTGGGCATTCTGCTGCCCCTGCTGATGGTCGGAGCGCTGGCCGAGGACGTGCTGGAACCGCAGCGCCGCTCGCTGGAGTCGCCCACATTGCTGTGGATTCACGCGCACAGCAGCGCCGCGCTCGATCATCTGGCAGTCGTACTGGCGACTGTGGGCGGCGCGGCGGTCATCGCCCCGCTCAGCGCCCTGATCGCGCTCGTGCTGTGGTGGCGCTGGCGGCAGGCGACGCCGTTTTTCGTGGTAGCGGTGCTGGGCGCAGCGCTGCTGAACGGCCTCATGAAAATCGCATTTCACAGCCCGCGCCCCGAACTGTGGCCCCGACTGGTGCAGGAGAGCGGTGCGTCGTTTCCCAGCGGGCACAGCATGTACAGCGCAGCCTTCGTACTGGCGGTCACGCTGCTGCTGTGGCGTACCCCGCTGCGCTGGCCCGCGCTGGTGCTGGGCGTGCTGTTTTCGCTGCTGGTGGGCTACTCGCGGCTGGTGCTGGGCGTGCATTACCCCACCGACGTGCTGGCAGGCTGGCTGACCGGCACCGCCTGGGTGCTGGGCACCTACAGCCTGCTGCACCCCTTCGGACGCTCGCTGCAGAGGGTTAGGGCGTAACGGCACACACGAGCATGGTCGCCCCGCTGCTGAAATTGGACATATCGGCTGCCGCTGCCTGCCCCTGTGGGCCGCCCATGCTCGCCTGAAGGCTCTCGATATCTGCGAAATACAGTTCGGCCATCAGGTGATACGGAGGCGTGCTGCCGTCGGGGGTGGCGACGACGTGGGCCACTTCCAGCCGCAGCAGGCCCGGAAGCTCGTGCACCAGCGGCACGTGAACGCTGCTGTAATGGGCATCGAACGCAGCGGGGTCGGCAGGAACCGGGTACAGCACCGTGAGTTTGTACATGCAGCCATTGTGCTCTGTTTCTGCTCTCCCCTGTTGGCGTCTGCGCCATCGTCAGTTCCAGGTGAGGTTGGAGCGCGTCTGCCAGTATGTTTCCGGCGATTCGGTAGACTGGGCGAGCAGCGACACGGCTGCACCGTCCAACTGGACCTGCTCGGCGCTCAGGTTGCTGTGTAGGTGGGCGGGGGTCGTCGCGCCGCTCAGAACCACGTCGGCAAAGGGCTGCGCCAGCACGAAGGCCAGCGCCAGTGCGTCGGGTGTCAGGGCACGCTGCTGGCTCAATTCGGTCAGCTGGGCAGGCAGGGAAGTTGCTCTGGAGGTCAGGCGTCCGTTGGCGAGCGCCTCCTTGACGTACACAGTCCAGCCAGCAGCGTGGGCTGCCCGCAGCACCGGGCCTGCACTCTGTTCCAGCAGGTTATAGGTGGCCTGCACCGCCCCGAAGACAGGCTGACCGTCCACGTTCAGCGTCAGCGCCCGCTCGACCACCTCGGCCTGATGCGGCCCACTGACCGACAGACCCGGCATGATGCCCAGGTCGCGCAGCCGCACGAGCCGTTCGAGCGTGACGGTGTCGGTCAGGAGCGGACTTTCCGGCGTTACCGAATGCACCAGATACACCCGGAGCCACGCACCCAGCAGCGCGTTGGATTCGGGCCACTGCCGCTCGAAGGCTGCCAGAGAATGGTCTTTGACCTCGTGCTGGGCGGCCTGCACCTGCCACTGGGCGGTATACGTATAGCCCCACTTGGAACTGACCACCACATCTGACCGGCCAAGCCCCCGCGCCGTGAGCCACAGCGCCAGAAACGTCTCGGCCAGACCGTAGGAGCGGGCCGCGTCGAAATGGCGGATACCCCCGGCATGGGCCGCGTCCAGCACCTCGAAGGCTCTGGCCTGCATCACCTGTGGATCGTACTCGCGTTCCAGATCGTTGGCGTGCCCCAGATTGATGTATCCGGGGCGGCCCAGCGCGGCCAGTCCGAGCCCCAGGCGCGGCGATGGGGCAACTCCTTCAGGACGCACAGGCATACAGGTGTGATACCACAGCCACCGCTGAGTTTCTCCCGAGCCTCTGTCAGCAGGACCGAGTGTCTGCTTCTACGTGTTCTCTTACGACACGGGCGGAGCGCCGAACGCCGAGTCCTGATCGCCGCCGTACCCGCTTTCTGTGGCGTAAAAGACAGCCGACTCGTTCCGGAATGCCAGTCCATTCAGAGGCTGTGCCTTCAGCGACAAGGTATCCGGCACCGGAGACAGGTCGGGCATCAGCATCAGCAGGCCCTGTACGGCGTCTGCGAGGGCCAGATGGCCGCCCGGCAACGCCACGATGTCCATAGGCGTTCCGAACATCTTGCGCTGCGTCACGGCGAACCGCGCCAGATCGACAACCGTGACCGCGCCGCTGCGGTCGGTAAGGTAGGCGCTGCCGCCCTGCACGCTCAGTTTGTCGGGCGTACCGACCAGATTGAGCGTGCGCGAGACGCTGCCGCCAGCGTTCAGCTCCAGCAGTCGCCCCTTCACGTCCAGCACCAGCAGCCGCCCTTTCCACGCCTCCAGCGCCACCGGAGCGCCGCCCACCGCGTAGGTGTGCAGCAGCGTCTGTCCATCGTCCGAGAGGGCGAAAACCTGCCCGGTGGTGTGCTGGGTGGTATACAGCCGCCCGTTCAGCGTCAGCACACCGTCCATCAGATCGTGCTGAGAGAGCTGGGTGGGCGCTGCCAGCGAAGTGCGTGACACGGCGTTGAGGGTGCCACTTCCAAAGGTCAGCAGCTCTCCGCTGGCTGCCGTCTTGACGAAGATCCGGCCCCCCAGCACTGCCAGCCCTGCCGCACCGCCGGGCGCTGGCATGGTGCCCTCGACGCGCCCCTGCCCCATGTTCAGTACCACCACGCGCTCGTTGGCGGCGTCGAGCAGATACGCCCGCCCCGCCTCGAACACGCCGCCCGTGTACCACGCAGGCCGCGCCTGCGCCAGCGAGACGCGCTCCAGATGGCCGTCGCTGCGGCGAATCGTCAGCGAGTCTCTGGACGCGTTGCTGGTGGCGATGACCACCTGTGACCCGGCTGCCACCACCACATCGGCCCGCCGCAGCACCGGACTGGCAGGCCAGACGTTCAGGGCCACCATTCCCGCCCCCAGCGCTGCCGCCAGCCCCAGTCCCAGTGCCGCCCAGCCGCGCCCGGCAGCTCGGGCACGAGACGCGGGGGCCGCCTGAAGAGACAGAGGCGTCGGCGCTTCAGAGGCCGCCGCGCTTGCCAGCAGTCTGGCGCGGAGCGCTGGCGGCGGCGCGACTTCGGGGGCCGCGTGCAGCAGCCCGGTCAGAACGCTGCTCAGCTCGGCTGCTTCGGCGGTGCAGTAGGCGCAGGTCGCCAGATGGCCGCGCACAGCCTGGGCCTCCTGCTCGGTGGCGTCGCCCAGCAGAAACGCGGGCAGGGCGTCGCGGCATTCCTCACAGGGGGTCACAGTTCATCTCCCTCGGATTCCAGCAGACCCCGCAGCCGGTCCAGTGCGTATTTCAGGCGACTCTTGACCGTGCCGACCGGCACCGCCATCGCCTCGGCAATCTCCTCTCGCGACTCGCCCCGGTAAAATGCCCGCTCGACCGTCTCGCGCTGCACCGGCTTGAGGGTTGCCAGCGCCGCCACGATCCGGCTCGACTGCGCCTGCTCCTCGGCCCTTTCCGGCAGATTCACGCGCTCGTCGGCAAACGGCAGCGGCTGGCCTTCCTCGTCTTCGAGCGACTGAGTGAACCGCACGCCGCGCAGCCGCGAAATGGCCGCGTTCCGAACGATGGTCAGCAGGAAGGTCGAGAAGGCGGCGCGGGCCGGATCGAACAGGGCGGGCCGCTCCCAGAGCTTCATAAAAGCGTCGTGAACCGTCTCCTGCGCTGCCGACTGGTCGCGCAGCACCTGAAGCGCCAGTCCGTAGGCCGCGCCGCTGTACCGGTCGTATAGGGTCGCCAGCGCCAACTGGTCGCGCTGCACGAAGCGGGCGAGCAGCGCCGTATCGTCTTCGTCTACAGGAGCAGGCACGGGCACAGCCGCCACCTTCCTCGCAGGCGCGGTGCCAGCAGGCATGTTCCGGCGTTCGTCGCGCATCGGCTGCATTGTACCGGGCCACAGGGTCGTCACTCTTCTACCTCTGATTCTTATACGCCGGAAGTTGTCCAGAAGTTCAGGCATCGCAGTGAGACCGCCCGCGCCCCCCCGTCCATGAAGAAAGGCGATTTGAACTTCCTGGCAGCGCGGCGCGTACTTGGATGTGAAACGGTTATTCATCTCCGGTCTTTCCTTCCCAGACATCCTTAAGCCCGCTCGCTTCACCCGGTTTATGTGCAGATCAGCGGTGACGTAAGAACTTCAGAGGCCCCCATGACCGATTCCAACAAGAAGCCGCAGGAACCCGCCTCCCGTATCGTCACGCCCACGTCTTCCCGCCGCGAATTTCTGAAGAGCGCGGGCCTGTTCACCGGAACGGCAGCGCTGCTGGGCGGCGGGCTGGAACTGCTCAGCCGTCATCCGGGGGCGTCTGCCGAGTCGGCGGTGCCGGGCAGCCCGATTGTGCAGGCCAAGCGTCCACTGGGGCCATACGACACCTCTGAACCCGTCACGCCCTACGAGCAGGCGACCACCTACAACAACTACTACGAATTCGGCACCGACAAGGCCGACCCGGCGCGAATGGCCGGAACGCTGCACACCCGCCCCTGGACGATCAAAATCGACGGCGAGGTCAAGAAGCCGCAGACGGTGGACATCGATACCTTGCAGTCGTGGTTTCCGCTGGAAGACCGCATCTACCGGATGCGCTGTGTGGAAGGCTGGTCGATGGTGATGCCCTGGCTGGGCTTTCCGCTGGGCAGCCTGATTCGCCGCCTGGAGCCGACCAGCAAGGCCAAATACGTGCAGTTCACGGCGCTGCTCGACCCCAAGCAGTTTCCCGGTCAGCGGGCCGACGTGCTGAACTGGCCGTATGTGGAAGGGCTGCGGCTCGATGAAGCGCTGCACCCGCTGGCCTTCATGGCGGTGGGTCTGAACGGGCGCATCCTGCCGGGCCAGAACGGTGCGCCGCTGCGACTGGTGGTGCCCTGGAAGTACGGCTTCAAGGGCATCAAGGCCATCGTGCGGATCACACTGACCGCCAAGCAGCCGCAGACCACCTGGAGCCTCGCCGCGCCCGACGAATACGGCTTCTATGCCAACGTCAATCCTAAGGTCGATCATCCGCGCTGGAGTCAGGCCACCGAGCGCCGCATCGGAGAGCTGAGCCGCCGCCCCACGCTGCCCTTCAACGGCTATGCCAAAGAAGTCGCCAGCCTGTACAGCGGCATGGACCTGAGGAAATTCTTCTGAACTCGCCGCTGCCGGAACAGCTTCAGGAACGCCCGGTTCAGCGGCAGGGCGTCAGCCGTCCTGTGGCCCGCAGATCCGGGGCGCTCGGCTGGCTGGGGCCTGCGGTGGTGGTCGGCGGCCTGATTCCGGTGATCGTCATGGCGCTGGATGCCGGAAGCGGCGCACTGGGA includes:
- a CDS encoding TetR/AcrR family transcriptional regulator, whose protein sequence is MTAVEHRKRLAAADRRQQILDASAGLFVARGFEAVSMADIAQVLQVSRPTVYSYFTSPEAVLDSLMTERLHLLWTRLEVQIVALMPGRSGTPPPPQMYAALFHFLLGERQTLELLHCGGGPAFQARRLAFLGELARRLEVLRPSILRFPHLPMLLTHLLDSVAFSAVRLSPEHAEELAQTLDAFMRGGVAGLPGHESPEEIPTEIG
- a CDS encoding phosphatase PAP2 family protein, encoding MARLLTPSLTRFRPAALLRLLLGILLPLLMVGALAEDVLEPQRRSLESPTLLWIHAHSSAALDHLAVVLATVGGAAVIAPLSALIALVLWWRWRQATPFFVVAVLGAALLNGLMKIAFHSPRPELWPRLVQESGASFPSGHSMYSAAFVLAVTLLLWRTPLRWPALVLGVLFSLLVGYSRLVLGVHYPTDVLAGWLTGTAWVLGTYSLLHPFGRSLQRVRA
- a CDS encoding EthD family reductase; translation: MYKLTVLYPVPADPAAFDAHYSSVHVPLVHELPGLLRLEVAHVVATPDGSTPPYHLMAELYFADIESLQASMGGPQGQAAAADMSNFSSGATMLVCAVTP
- a CDS encoding aldo/keto reductase, which translates into the protein MPVRPEGVAPSPRLGLGLAALGRPGYINLGHANDLEREYDPQVMQARAFEVLDAAHAGGIRHFDAARSYGLAETFLALWLTARGLGRSDVVVSSKWGYTYTAQWQVQAAQHEVKDHSLAAFERQWPESNALLGAWLRVYLVHSVTPESPLLTDTVTLERLVRLRDLGIMPGLSVSGPHQAEVVERALTLNVDGQPVFGAVQATYNLLEQSAGPVLRAAHAAGWTVYVKEALANGRLTSRATSLPAQLTELSQQRALTPDALALAFVLAQPFADVVLSGATTPAHLHSNLSAEQVQLDGAAVSLLAQSTESPETYWQTRSNLTWN
- a CDS encoding zf-HC2 domain-containing protein is translated as MTPCEECRDALPAFLLGDATEQEAQAVRGHLATCAYCTAEAAELSSVLTGLLHAAPEVAPPPALRARLLASAAASEAPTPLSLQAAPASRARAAGRGWAALGLGLAAALGAGMVALNVWPASPVLRRADVVVAAGSQVVIATSNASRDSLTIRRSDGHLERVSLAQARPAWYTGGVFEAGRAYLLDAANERVVVLNMGQGRVEGTMPAPGGAAGLAVLGGRIFVKTAASGELLTFGSGTLNAVSRTSLAAPTQLSQHDLMDGVLTLNGRLYTTQHTTGQVFALSDDGQTLLHTYAVGGAPVALEAWKGRLLVLDVKGRLLELNAGGSVSRTLNLVGTPDKLSVQGGSAYLTDRSGAVTVVDLARFAVTQRKMFGTPMDIVALPGGHLALADAVQGLLMLMPDLSPVPDTLSLKAQPLNGLAFRNESAVFYATESGYGGDQDSAFGAPPVS
- a CDS encoding RNA polymerase sigma factor; the protein is MRDERRNMPAGTAPARKVAAVPVPAPVDEDDTALLARFVQRDQLALATLYDRYSGAAYGLALQVLRDQSAAQETVHDAFMKLWERPALFDPARAAFSTFLLTIVRNAAISRLRGVRFTQSLEDEEGQPLPFADERVNLPERAEEQAQSSRIVAALATLKPVQRETVERAFYRGESREEIAEAMAVPVGTVKSRLKYALDRLRGLLESEGDEL
- the msrP gene encoding protein-methionine-sulfoxide reductase catalytic subunit MsrP, with amino-acid sequence MTDSNKKPQEPASRIVTPTSSRREFLKSAGLFTGTAALLGGGLELLSRHPGASAESAVPGSPIVQAKRPLGPYDTSEPVTPYEQATTYNNYYEFGTDKADPARMAGTLHTRPWTIKIDGEVKKPQTVDIDTLQSWFPLEDRIYRMRCVEGWSMVMPWLGFPLGSLIRRLEPTSKAKYVQFTALLDPKQFPGQRADVLNWPYVEGLRLDEALHPLAFMAVGLNGRILPGQNGAPLRLVVPWKYGFKGIKAIVRITLTAKQPQTTWSLAAPDEYGFYANVNPKVDHPRWSQATERRIGELSRRPTLPFNGYAKEVASLYSGMDLRKFF